In Lapillicoccus jejuensis, the DNA window CCGACGCGACGATCGCGCTGCCGACGGCGCGGATCGCGGTGATGGGGCCGGAGGCGGCGGTCAACGCGGTCTACGCGAACAAGATCGCCGAGGTCGAGGCCGCCGAGGGGGTCGCGGCGCGGGAGGCGTACGTGGCGGAGCGGCGCCGGGAGTACGAGGAGGACGTCGACCTCGAGCGGCTCGCCGCCGACCTCGTCGTGGACCAGGTCGTCGAGGCGGAGGAGCTGCGGGGCGAGCTGCTCAAGCGGCTGCGGTACGCCGCCGGGCGCGACCGGGCGTTCTCCGAGCGGCGACGACCGGTCACGCCCGTCTGACGCCGTACCCTGAGGGCACGCCCACCGCCCGAGGAGCCGCACCATCGTCACCGTCACGCCCACCGCCCGCCGGGTGCAGGAGAAGCTGCCCGCTCCCGTCCAGGCGGGGGTGCGGGCGATCCGGCGCGTCACGCCGGGGCCGGTGCCGGTGGAGGCGCCGACCGTGGCGGCCCTCGAGGAGGGCCGGCCCTGGTGGCGCCGCTTCGGGCTGTGGTTCCCGCTGGCGGTGTGGTTCGTCACGCGGGCGACGACGGCGGTCATCGCCGTGGTGGCCCAGCGCAACGAGATCGCGCTGCCGTGGAGCAACGGGATCCTGCGGATCATGTTCCCGACGGGGACGGCGCCGGGCTACTGGACGGTGATGTCCAACTGGGACGGGCAGTGGTACCGGGAGATCGCCACCCACGGCTACCCGATGGTGCTGCCCCGCGCGAGCGACGGCACCGTCGACATGAGCGCGTGGGCGTTCTACCCGGTCTACCCCCTCCTCGTGAAGGGGCTGATGGCGGTGACCGGGCTGCCGTTCGCGGTGGCGGGCGGCATCGTCAACCTCGTCCTCGGCGCCGTCGGGATGGTGCTGCTCTTCCGGCTGGTGGACCAGGCGGTGGGGCGCTGGGAGGCGGTCGTCGCCGTCGTCGGCGTGTGCACCTTCATCTCCGCGCCGATCCTGCAGGCGACGTACACGGAGTCGCTGGCCATCGTCGTCGTCGTCTCGCTGCTCATGCTGCTGCGGGCCCGGCGCTACTGGTGGGTCGCCGTCGGGCTCGTCGTCCTGGCGCTGAGCCGCAACATCGTCGCGTCCATGGCGCCGGTGATCCTCACCCACCTCATCGTGCGATGGCGCACCGAGGAGGAGCTGCCGCGGCGCAGCAAGGTGGGGCTGCTGCTGCTCACCGGGTGGGCGGGCGCGCTGACCGCCCTGTGGCCCGCGGTCATCGGGGTCGTGACCGGGATCCCCAGCGCGTACACCCAGACGCTGGCGGCCTGGAAGGTCGGCAGCGACATCAAGCTCTACTCGTGGTGGACCTACCTCGTGGCCGCCTACGGGTGGGTGGGGCCGATCTTCGGCATCGTCGCCGTCGTCGTCTTCGCGTGGTTCATGATCACCCACCGCACCTGGCGCTGGGGCCCGGAGATCTGGGCCTGGGCCGGCGCCTACCCCGCCTACCAGCTGCTCGTCACCAACAGCGGGCCCTCGCGGCTGCGCTACGCGATCCTCGCGTTCCCCTTCACCCTGCTCATCGCCTGGTTCCTCCAGGTGCGCTGGTGGCGGCGCTGGCGCGTGCTGCTGCTCTGCCTCGTCGCCGTCCTCGGCGTCGCGCAGCAGGCGTGGTACGTGAGCAACTACATCGTCGTCAGCCACCTCGACGGGAACGTCTACTACCCCTGACGGGTGCCCCGTCGGCCGAGCCCTCGGCAGGTCCGCTCGGGCCGCCGCGGGCCTTCGGGGCCTGCGCGGGACCCGTCCGCGCTCGCTATGCCGTGCCCCGCCCTGCGGGGCACGGCATAGCGCCGGCGCAGGAGGCCTCGGACAACCCCCTCCGGGGCGGCTGTCAGCCGCGTCCGAGGACGAACCAGCCCACGCCGACCTCGGCGACGAGCTCGCGCAGGAGCGGCAGGGACAGGCCGACGACGTTGTGGTGGTCGCCCTCGATCCCGGTGACGAAGGCGCCCCCGAGGCCGTCGACGGTGAACGCCCCGGCGACCCGCAGCGGCTCTCCGGTGGCGACGTACGCCTCGATCTCGTCGTCGGTGACCTCGGCGAAGTGGACAGTGGTGCTGGCGGTGGCGCCGAGCGTGGCGCCGGTGCCGCCCTCGTCCTCGTCGCGCTCGTCCCGCAACCAGTGGCCGGTGTGCAGCACCCCGGAGCGGCCGCGCATCCGCCGCCAGCGCTCGCGCGCCTCGGCGGCGTCGGCCGGCTTGCCGTGCACCTCCCCGTCGAGCTCCAGGACGGAGTCGCAGCCGAGGACGAGGGTGGAGGTCTCGACCTGGGAGGCCACCGCCTCGCACTTGGCGCGGGCCAGCAGCAGCGCCACGTCCGCGGGCTCCAGCTCGCCGTACGCCGCCCTCGCCTGCGCGACGGCCGCCTCCTCGTCGACGTCGCTGACGACCACCTGCGGCTCGATCCCCGCCGCGCGCAGGGTGGCCAGGCGAGCGGGCGACTGGGAGGCGAGGACGAGGGCGACGGGGGTGGTGGAGGACGTGGGGTGGGGCACGGCGCGACCCTAGCCGAGCAGCTCGTCGACGTAGCACCAGCGCCACTGCTCGCCCGGCTCGATGCTGCGCATCACCGGGTGCTGGGTGTGCTGCCAGTGCCGCTCGCTGTGGCGCCCCACGGACGAGTCGCAGCAGGCGACCTTGCCGCACTCGAGGCACATCCGCAGGTTGACCCAGGTCAGCCCCTCCTCGATGCAGTCGCGACACCGGTCGGGGTCGTCGGGCTCGGTCGAGCTGCACGCCTCGCGCAGGTGCTCGCAGTCGCCGCGCTGCGGTTCGGGCGTGGTGATGATCCGGTCCTGGAGCTCCGTCTCGCGGTCGTCGACGATGGTGAGCATCGACTCCTCGAGGTCGAGGCTGGTCATCACCTCGTCGAGGACCTCGCGGTCGACGGTGCCGGTGTCGCGCAGCCGCAGCACCTCCTGACGCTCGGCCTTGAGCATCTTGCGGCGCAGCCTGCGGTAGACCTCGTTGGGGCTCGGTTCGTCGATCCGCGTGGTGCCGAGCCGCTCCCAGGCCAGGTGGGTACGACGCTCGCCCTGGAACCGCAGCTGGTCGACGATCGCCTGCGGGGTGTCGTCGTGCAGGTGCTCCTCCAGGACCGCGTTGCCCTTGGCCACGGCGCGCCCGAGGACGGTCGCGGTCTGCAGGGCGTCCTCGCGCGGGTCGGGCCCGTGGACCCCGAGTCGGCGCACGAGCCAGGGGAGGGTCAGGCCCTGCAGCAGGAGCGTGCCGACGGTGACGACGAGCGCGATGAAGAGCAGGACCTCGCGGTGCGGCGTCGTCGTGGGGAGCAGCAGGGCGGCGGCCAGGGTGACCACCCCGCGCATCCCCGCCCAGGACAGCACGAGACCGGCCTTGATGGACGCGGACTCGACGTGCCGGCCGGGGGCCAGGCGCAGCGAGGCACCGAGCAGGAGGATCCACACGGGGCGGAGGAGCATGACCGTGAGCAGGACGAGCAGGGCGATGAGGACCGAACGCCCGAGACCCAGCTCGGAGCTCACGACGGCGGCGACGATGACGTGCGCGTACAGGCCGATGACGAGGAAGACGGCGTTCTCGAGCAGGAACTGGATCGTCGTCCAGTTCAGGCGCTCGGCGGTGCGCGACTGCGCGGTCTGGACGACGGGGGCCTTGTGCCCGAGCAGGATCCCGGCGACGACGACGGCGAGGACTCCCGAGGCGTGGATGGACTCGGCGGGCAGGTACGCCAGCCAGGGCGCCATGAACGACAGCGCGACGTCGGTGGTCACGTCGGTGATCCGCTGGCGCACGTGCCCCAGCACCCACGCGACGACGAGGCCGATGAGGATGCCGCCCGCGGCGGCGAGCAGGAAGTCGCCGCCGACCTCGGCGAGGCTGACGCTGCCGGCGATCCCGAGGATGGCGGCCCGGACGATGACGAGGGCGGTGGCGTCGTTGAACAGCGACTCGCCCTCGAGGATGGTGACGATGCGGCGGGGCAGGCCGATGCGACGGGCCACCGCCGTGGCGGCCACCGCGTCGGGTGGCGCGACGACGCCGCCGAGGGCCAGCGCCGCGGCGAACGGGATGTCGAGCAGCTTCCACGTCACGAGGGCGACGCCGAAGGCGGTGAACACGACGAGGCCCACGGAGAGCAGGCCGATGACGTTGCGGTTGGCGCCGAGGTCCACGAGCGAGGAGCGGATCGAGGCGGCGTACAGCAGGGGCGGCAGGATGCCGAAGAGGATGACCTGCGGACCCACCTGCAGCTCCGGGACCCACGGGACGAAGGAGGCGAGGATCCCGACGGCGGTGAGCACGAGCGGGGCGGAGAGGTTGAGGCGCCGGGCGCCGGCGGCGACGACCACGACGGTCGCCGCCAGGAAGATGAGGGTGAGGGCGGGCTCCACGCCCGCATTCTGTCAGTCGACGTCGGGCCGGGGTGCCGCGCGCAGGACGAGGGTGAGGACGGCGCCGAGGAGCATCGCCGCCCCGACGAGCCACAGCCCGGCCCGCTGGTTGCCGGTGAGGTCGGCCAGCCAGCCGGTGACGTACGGCGCCACGAAGCCGGACGTGTTGCCCACCGCGTTGACCAGCGCGATGCCGCTCGCCGCGGCGGCGCCGGAGAGGAACGTCGTGGGCAGGGCCCAGAAGGTCGGCAGGAAGCACATGATCCCGATGGCGCAGATCGAGACGGCGACCATCGCGGCCACGGGGCTGCCGAGGTAGAGCGTGACCGGGATGGCCAGGCCGCCGACCGCGAGCGGACCCGCGACGTGCCAGACGCGCTCGCCGGTGCGGTCGCCGTGCCGCGCCCACAGGAGCATGGCGACGGCGCCGAGGACGTACGGGATGGCGTTGATGAAGCCGCGCTCGAGCAGCGAGTACGACGTGCCGTACTGCTTCTCGAAGCCCTTGATGATCGTCGGGAGGAAGAAGCCGAGGGCGTAGAGGCCGTAGACGCCGCCGAAGTAGACCAGGGCGAGCGTCCACACGCGCGGGCTGCCGAGCGTGCCGCGCACCGAGGCGTGGTAGCGGCCGGCCTTGGCACCCTCGTCGGCGTCCATCGTCCCCTGCAGGGCGGCCCGCTCGTCGGTGTCGAGCCAGCGGGCGTCGGCGGGACGGTCGGTGAGGTAGAACCAGCAGGCGATGCCGAGCAGGACGGCCGGGATGCCCTCGACGAGGAACATCACCCGCCAGCCGGCGAGGCCGCCGATGCCGTGGCCGGTCGAGATGACCCACGAGGACAGCGGGGAGCCGATCGCCGTCGACAGCGGCACGGCCGCCATGAAGAGCGCGGTGATGCGTGCGCGCTCCTTCTGCGGGAACCAGTAGGTGAGGTAGAGGATGATTCCCGGGAAGAAACCGGCCTCGGCGATCCCGAGGAGGAAGCGCAGGCCGTAGAGCCAGCCCGCGTTCGGCACGAACGTCATGGCGGTGGCGACGACGCCCCAGCTGACCATGATCCGGGCGATCCAGCGACGGGCGCCGAACCGGTGCAGAGCCAGGTTGCTGGGGACCTCGAGCAGCAGGTAGCCGATGAAGAACACCCCGGAGGCGAGGCCGAACGCCGCCTGGCTGAGGCCCAGGTCGTCGTTCATGCCGTTCGGGCCGGCGAAGGAGATGTTCGTCCGGTCGAGGTAGTTGACGAAGTAGAGCAGCGCGAGGAACCACACCAACCGCCGAGCGACCTTGCTCGACGCCCGGGCGAGGGCGGGGGCCTCGACGGCGGTCACCGCACGGCCTCCTTCTCCTGGCCCAGGACGGCGTCGCGCAGGGTGTCCAGGCCGACGCCGCCGACGTCGAGGGCCCGGCGGTGGAAGGCCTTGGGGTCGAAGGCGTCGCCCTCGCGGCGCCGTACCTCGTCGCGCAGCTGGAGCCAGAGCCGCTCGCCGATCTTGTACGACGGCGCCTGGCCGGGCCAGCCGAGGTAGCGGTCGAGCTCGAAGCGCAGCCACGCCTCGCCCTGGTTGGCGTGCGCGGTGAGGAACTGCCAGGCCTTGTCGTAGGTCCAGTCGCCGCCGCCGACGGACGCGGGGGCCTCGAAGCCGCAGTGGACGCCGATGTCGATGACGACGCGGGCGGCGCGCAGGGACTGCCCGTCGAGCCACCCCATCCGGTGACCGGGGTCCTCGAGGAAGCCGAGCTCGGCCATCAGCCGCTCGGCGTAGAGGGCCCAGCCCTCGCCGTGGCCGGAGGTCCACGCCTCGAGGCGGCGCCACTTGTTCAGCAGGCCGGAGCGGTAGACCGTCTGGGCGACCTGGAGGTGATGGCCCGGGACGCCCTCGTGGTAGACGGTGGTCAGCTCCTTCCAGGTGCCGAAGGAGGTCTCGCCCTTGGGGACCGACCACCACATGCGACCGGGGCGGCTGAAGTCGTCGCTGGGGCCGGTGTAGTAGATGCCGCCGGTCTCGGTGGGCGCGATCATCCCCTCGATGGTCCGGACCGGGCCGGGGATGTCGAAGTGGGTGTCGGCGAGCGCGGCGACGGCCTCGTCGGCGCGCTCCTGCATCCACGCGCGCAGGGCGTCCTTGCCGTCGAGGCGGTAGGCCGGGTCGTCGTTGAGCAGCGAGATGGCCTCCTTGACGGAGGCGCCGGGGCGGATGCGCTCGGCGACCTCGCGCATCTGCGCGTCGAGGCGGTCGCACTCCTCCTGGCCCCAGCGGTAGGTCTCCTCCAGGTCGACCTCGGCACCGACGAAGTAGCGGGACATGAGCCGGTACCGCTCGATGCCGCAGGCGTCGGCGGCCGGCGCGACGGGCAGGAGGTCGTCGCGCAGGAAGCGACCGAGGTCGCCGTACGCGTCGGAGGCGGCCCGAGCGGAGTCGGTGACGCGGGCGGCGGTCCCGGCGCTCGCACCGCCGCGCTCCGCCATCCCGGTGAGGGCGGCGAAGTATCCGTGGGCGGAGGTCAGCTCGTCGATCTGGGCGAGGCAGGCCGCGACCTGCCGCTGCGGCGCGACGAGCCGGCGGCCCT includes these proteins:
- a CDS encoding Maf family protein; this encodes MPHPTSSTTPVALVLASQSPARLATLRAAGIEPQVVVSDVDEEAAVAQARAAYGELEPADVALLLARAKCEAVASQVETSTLVLGCDSVLELDGEVHGKPADAAEARERWRRMRGRSGVLHTGHWLRDERDEDEGGTGATLGATASTTVHFAEVTDDEIEAYVATGEPLRVAGAFTVDGLGGAFVTGIEGDHHNVVGLSLPLLRELVAEVGVGWFVLGRG
- a CDS encoding Na+/H+ antiporter; translation: MEPALTLIFLAATVVVVAAGARRLNLSAPLVLTAVGILASFVPWVPELQVGPQVILFGILPPLLYAASIRSSLVDLGANRNVIGLLSVGLVVFTAFGVALVTWKLLDIPFAAALALGGVVAPPDAVAATAVARRIGLPRRIVTILEGESLFNDATALVIVRAAILGIAGSVSLAEVGGDFLLAAAGGILIGLVVAWVLGHVRQRITDVTTDVALSFMAPWLAYLPAESIHASGVLAVVVAGILLGHKAPVVQTAQSRTAERLNWTTIQFLLENAVFLVIGLYAHVIVAAVVSSELGLGRSVLIALLVLLTVMLLRPVWILLLGASLRLAPGRHVESASIKAGLVLSWAGMRGVVTLAAALLLPTTTPHREVLLFIALVVTVGTLLLQGLTLPWLVRRLGVHGPDPREDALQTATVLGRAVAKGNAVLEEHLHDDTPQAIVDQLRFQGERRTHLAWERLGTTRIDEPSPNEVYRRLRRKMLKAERQEVLRLRDTGTVDREVLDEVMTSLDLEESMLTIVDDRETELQDRIITTPEPQRGDCEHLREACSSTEPDDPDRCRDCIEEGLTWVNLRMCLECGKVACCDSSVGRHSERHWQHTQHPVMRSIEPGEQWRWCYVDELLG
- a CDS encoding MFS transporter; translation: MTAVEAPALARASSKVARRLVWFLALLYFVNYLDRTNISFAGPNGMNDDLGLSQAAFGLASGVFFIGYLLLEVPSNLALHRFGARRWIARIMVSWGVVATAMTFVPNAGWLYGLRFLLGIAEAGFFPGIILYLTYWFPQKERARITALFMAAVPLSTAIGSPLSSWVISTGHGIGGLAGWRVMFLVEGIPAVLLGIACWFYLTDRPADARWLDTDERAALQGTMDADEGAKAGRYHASVRGTLGSPRVWTLALVYFGGVYGLYALGFFLPTIIKGFEKQYGTSYSLLERGFINAIPYVLGAVAMLLWARHGDRTGERVWHVAGPLAVGGLAIPVTLYLGSPVAAMVAVSICAIGIMCFLPTFWALPTTFLSGAAAASGIALVNAVGNTSGFVAPYVTGWLADLTGNQRAGLWLVGAAMLLGAVLTLVLRAAPRPDVD
- a CDS encoding DUF885 domain-containing protein, which gives rise to MSDTSAGERPQTEVDRIANDYFDAMVAISPISATTFGIPGHDGELDDLSPAGHAAHSHLRQATLGRLDAARPVDDTDRVTVAAMRERLGLAEEVYAAGYDAMSLNVIASPLQGVRDILDLMPQEGDAAWATIAARVGAIPTALAQYRESLTEAKGRRLVAPQRQVAACLAQIDELTSAHGYFAALTGMAERGGASAGTAARVTDSARAASDAYGDLGRFLRDDLLPVAPAADACGIERYRLMSRYFVGAEVDLEETYRWGQEECDRLDAQMREVAERIRPGASVKEAISLLNDDPAYRLDGKDALRAWMQERADEAVAALADTHFDIPGPVRTIEGMIAPTETGGIYYTGPSDDFSRPGRMWWSVPKGETSFGTWKELTTVYHEGVPGHHLQVAQTVYRSGLLNKWRRLEAWTSGHGEGWALYAERLMAELGFLEDPGHRMGWLDGQSLRAARVVIDIGVHCGFEAPASVGGGDWTYDKAWQFLTAHANQGEAWLRFELDRYLGWPGQAPSYKIGERLWLQLRDEVRRREGDAFDPKAFHRRALDVGGVGLDTLRDAVLGQEKEAVR